The sequence caacgGCTTAggcctgtatccaggcactctgcgttgcatcGTGCTTCTGAACAGcccatagccgtggtatattggccatataccacaccacctcaggccttattgcttaactataGTCCAGTTTCTGTTATTGAGAATCTGCCGTGTTATCCTCAAAAGCTGGCTGTGATCATTTCTCAGTAAGTTAGTGTTTAATATTCATATAGTGCTGTTTTTTTTCCTCAGTTCCTCAGGACTGGTCTTGGTGGAGACTTCTTCATTGGCTGTTTCTTCATGGCAGAATTCAGCACTCCTTTTGTCTCGTTAGGAAAGGTTCTGATCCAGGTAAAGCCACACCCAGATTTATAAGCCCCTTTGTTTTTGTTGTGCTTTAGGAAGTCTGAGCATAGTATTAAGTGTACTATAACTCGCTGTACAATCAGTAAACGTTCCCTATATTTTCCTCTCTAGTTGGGACTAGAGGACTCATGGCTTCACAGAGTCAACGGTGTGATGGTTCTGCTGAGTTTCTTCACCTGCCGTATCCTGCTCTTCCCCTACATGTACTGGGTGTATGGTCAGCAGTACACCATTCCCTTCCACAAAGTGCCTTGCCATCTACCGCTACACTGCAACTTAGCCAACCTATCCATACTGGCACCTCAGATGTACTGGTTTGTGCTTCTGTGTCACAAGGCCTATCGCCTCTACCTGCATCAGACTAGGTCAAATGGTCAACTTGCTCGCAAAGATGGCTCAAAAACAGATTAGAGTTGCCATCTAATTCTATGGTTAGCAACATGTAATGTCAATTATGCTTATTTTGCTGCTGGTCTTCCATGCCATGAGTTAGCAGTTATTTCATTCCTTCCCTCTGAAGGAACAGTCTGTGTGGAATTTAGGACCTGCAACTGCCTATCAATACAAAATTACCAGTATTTATCAAAATTCTCAGGGGTCCGTGTGTTATACTGTCTGTACTACTAGACGCAGCTCGCAGGAAATATTTAGTGATTTATAAGGATAACTTTTCATCCCCAAATTATTGTTCAAAGTTAACTTGAATATTTGTTAAAGATTGCACAGGAAAATATAGATTTGACATAGAAAAATTAAGTAGAGGTGAAGCACTGAAAGACCAAGCTTTTGTCAAGTTGTAACCTGGTCTTGTGTCCTAGTGTTGATGATCAGTTTTTCAATAGGTGAGTTTTGATTAATAAACCATTGAAAGACATGCAATTTGTCTGTTTTGattttattcaaaataaaataattgtattttcaACACAAGGTCAgaacacattttttatttgaggCTGTGAACAATAAACCCTCATTCAAGTGCTGTCTGAAAAAAGTACATCAACCTGAAGACGACAGCTGAGCAATTTTCTGATGCAACACGGTCTTCATCTCGGCGCTTTCCAGGTTGTCTGTGATGGTGGTGAAGAAGTGGCGAGTGTTCTCGGTCTCCAGGtgggagctgctgctggggtgtgCGGCCAGCACTGCCTCGTAGTGGGTCAGGATCTCCAGGGCACACAGGAACAGAGACTCGCACTGCCCGCCGGGCATCATCACATGAACGTGCTGAACATGGCAGAAGAGCTGGCTCAGTACAAACAGCACCTCCTGGCTGGCGGTGGTGGTAGCTGCCCTCTCTACCTTTGAGTCTTtgggtgaggtgttggaggaagACGGCGACAGCTTTCCCCTCAGGGAGTCTATGACCTCTCTCATGGCACTGGCGTACAGCAGCCCCACGTGGGCCCAGCCCTGGCCGGGCAGCCAGTCTTTGCAGCTGGAGCCGCAGAGCAGCTGGAGGACACGCAGCAGTAGCACGGACAGACGCAGCTCGCAGGAGAACGGCCGCAGGTCCAGCAGGGGGAGAAAGTCCACATACTCCAGAGAGTAAGGCACGTGGAGCCGGCCTGAGCGGAGCAGCTCTCGCATGGCTCTCAGCAGCCTGCCCCACTCGGTGATGGTGCACCAGGGTAGTGTCTGTGTCACGGCCACCAGCAGGCCTTTGCTGAACATGTTGACGTCGTCGGGCCGGTGCTGGTCCAGAGCCAGAGAGGTCAGCATGGTGTCCTGAACCTCGTCAGAGAGAGCGCAGCACTCCATCCACGCCAGCAGCCCTGTGCCCTGCCCATACCGGGCCAACTTTAGGCCAGACCACTCCTGCTCCGGCAGCTCGCACACAGCCAACAGTGAGGACGGCACCTCGTTTTTGAAGTGATCTCCCCACACTACCTTCAGATGGAAGCGAACAGTCCAGTCCAGGGCCTCCACTTTATTGTAGAGCCAGAAGAGGGCTCTGGACCAGGTGTTGGGGGCTGAGGCCACCTCCCGTCCCACCACCTTGCCCAGTGCAGTCAGCACAGTGACGAGCATCTCCTTGGACTCCGTGGATAAGTGGTGGGGTGCGCCCTCTACAGGAAGCTCCCAGCACCTGCAGCCCTCGTTCAGAATCTGGCAGAGGACGTAGAGGAGGGGGAACGGGGAGCAGTTCATGACCCAGTGTGGAGATAGATCCTGGGATTCCAGAGAAAAGGCAGAGTGGAGCAAACGCAGGCACAGCTCCAGGCTGCAGGTGCTATAgccagaggagggggagaggtgagGCAGGACGAAGGCACACACAACCTCTTCAGGGTGCAGGAAACTCTGGCCTCTCTCTGAGCTCTCCGAGATGCTCGGCTGCATAAGTGCAACAAGGAAGTGCAGGAACTGGTCCTCCTCCTTAGCCGAGGACAGTTTAGTCATGGCAGTATcttgaagacagctgcacagtaagCTCCCCGCAGAGCTGCCCGTCCCCTCTGTGCAACCGGGGGCACCGCCCCTCAGCCCTGAGAGCTGCTGGAGTATGTTGGAGAGGAGGCTGTGGGCCCCATGGTTCACCACCGCCAGATGGCAGCACCGACGCAGGGTGGCCTCTGGGTTCTGAAAGGCCACGCGGGCTATGGCGGCCACGGCCAAGCTGAGGTTGTTCTGCGCTGCTCCCCCCTGGATGATGCAGTTGAACGTCATGTTGAGCTCCTCACTAAAGCCCTCCATCACAGCCAGGGGCAGAGAGCCCTGGAGACCCCTCTTGGAGCAGGTTAACATTTCCGCTAACGTTGTGTTTTTCTCAGCTAAGGGGAGCTCTGCGAAAATGTTCACAATAATGTCCTTCAGCTTTCTGCAGTGCTCTACTTCACTATCCATTTGGCACTTTGCAATGAGAGTGGAGACTAATTTCATGACAATGTCCTTTCGCTGGAATGTGTTTTTGTTTCTCTCCAGACAGCTGATCCACTCCTCCATGCTCAGGGACCAGCTCAGTTCAGTGGCAAATAGCAGAGTGAAATCTTGGAAGCCCTCCAAGCGGTGGTTAATGATGGCTACGGCAATGTGGGCCATTTCCTCAGCGTTGCTCTCTGTGTCGGGGAAGGACAGTGAGACTAACAAGCCTCTCAAAGTGCTGTGCACATTGTTCAGTGTCTGGCGCTCACCCTCATCCATGGTCTCAGACATGGACCGTTCCTCTAGGGACTCGAGCACTCTGGACAGACTGTTTTTCAAACGGTGTGCCAAGTCACTGGGGTCACCGCTGTCTGTCACCTCCAGCAGCCCTCTCTTCTCCCAGGCCTGAGTGAGCTGTGAGACAGTCTGCAGGGCTTGCATTAGTGTCATTCCACAGGGTTTAAACTGAGAGGGTGTGTGGGCTGCCTTCAGGTCACTGTGGGCCTCGCTTATCACCTGGACCAGGTCAAACTTCTCTATCCCGACACACCTCTTTCTGACAGTCACTGCACTGGTCAGGCTCTGAAGTTGCACCTCAGCTGGGAGGATGATAGCTTGGTCTATCAGATGTGAGGTGTACAGGGAGTCGAGGCAGTTGGATAGGGCACGGTAGCAAAGGTCAGAGGTGCTCAGATGCTCTTTCATCTCCTCCAGAGCATGAAAAAGAATGGACAGCACATCAGTGGTGGACGGTGGTGATGTTGGGGTGTCTGGGTCTGACTTGAACCTCTTGGCAGCCTGAGGTGAAAGGCCGGTGGTGTTGGTGAGGCTGGTCCACCGGTTAGTAAAGACCTTATCTAGGTCGTCCTCCTCTTGCCTTCCCCCCCTGCCCTTCCACAGCTCCCACCACACCTCCAGCAGGACGCGGACATCCTCCTCAGTGCTGTTTCGGGTAACGTGTTGAACTAGCTCCTCTAGCTCTGCACTCAGGTTTGCCGACGGGAGGCAAAGCAGCAGCTGGGCGTAGATCTGAGAGAAGCCTGTCAACTTGACCAGCTCAAACAGCACTATGCGGTTAATGTCAGGTAGGCTGTTCTGCAGAGAGAAGAATGGATTCTCCCTCCAGCCGATTTCCATGTCTTCTTCGCGCTCCCTCCCCAGTAATTTGCTCCATAAGACGCAGATGATTTTCTTCTTCCAGCGGACACTGCTCAGACAGCTACCTCGCTCCTGCCCACAGATTTCTCTGACAGCCTGTAGAATTGGGTGGCCAACCTTACTCCAGTCCTCCTTCTGCAGGGCACTGAGTGACGCTGGCTGGCACAATCTGTTGGCCAACAGAAAGCCTCCCTGGAGAACGGCAGTCTTCTCACAGCTCAGCCAGGAATCTGAAAGCACAAGCAGAACAGTGAGAACGAATGAACACATGAGTAGACTAGAGAGTAGTTAGTTCAGTACAGAAACCAGGTTGCCAGGGCCAAGTGTAAATCCATTTGAATATAATCActttgacagcatcccttttgtttaaaaaaaagaattaaATTACTTTGCATACATGTAACCTAATGCCGAAACATTCCAAATATAAAGGAGCTCAAAGTTTACCCATTTtccataccccactataccatgtgacatccatgtcttcatcaccgtAAAATAtaaatgatatcaaactcaaccgtttAAAAGCTTACAAATAGGGTTGCAGGCTTCAGTTGAGACAACGTGTTCTTggatacagggtgggtgtcatttcaatcatagaaatagaatggacCTATTCTTCAACTTAACACCACAAAGATGTACGCTGATCTGCCCATTCAAATGTCTACTGAAAGGTGCCACACCTATAATTTCTCCCCCATGTGGAAGCTAGGTGAATTGCAACGGCACTAGGCTGCATTGAAAACAAAATCTCCCCCTCCTCAGCATCCCATTTCCCCGTAACATGGAAGAGACTTGCGCTTGAGCCTTTTACTTTaggttttggtccaccagcttcaaacagacgTAGAAACAAtatttttctatttgagatttcacagcaatttagat comes from Salvelinus alpinus chromosome 21, SLU_Salpinus.1, whole genome shotgun sequence and encodes:
- the LOC139547801 gene encoding gem-associated protein 4-like yields the protein MSQDSWLSCEKTAVLQGGFLLANRLCQPASLSALQKEDWSKVGHPILQAVREICGQERGSCLSSVRWKKKIICVLWSKLLGREREEDMEIGWRENPFFSLQNSLPDINRIVLFELVKLTGFSQIYAQLLLCLPSANLSAELEELVQHVTRNSTEEDVRVLLEVWWELWKGRGGRQEEDDLDKVFTNRWTSLTNTTGLSPQAAKRFKSDPDTPTSPPSTTDVLSILFHALEEMKEHLSTSDLCYRALSNCLDSLYTSHLIDQAIILPAEVQLQSLTSAVTVRKRCVGIEKFDLVQVISEAHSDLKAAHTPSQFKPCGMTLMQALQTVSQLTQAWEKRGLLEVTDSGDPSDLAHRLKNSLSRVLESLEERSMSETMDEGERQTLNNVHSTLRGLLVSLSFPDTESNAEEMAHIAVAIINHRLEGFQDFTLLFATELSWSLSMEEWISCLERNKNTFQRKDIVMKLVSTLIAKCQMDSEVEHCRKLKDIIVNIFAELPLAEKNTTLAEMLTCSKRGLQGSLPLAVMEGFSEELNMTFNCIIQGGAAQNNLSLAVAAIARVAFQNPEATLRRCCHLAVVNHGAHSLLSNILQQLSGLRGGAPGCTEGTGSSAGSLLCSCLQDTAMTKLSSAKEEDQFLHFLVALMQPSISESSERGQSFLHPEEVVCAFVLPHLSPSSGYSTCSLELCLRLLHSAFSLESQDLSPHWVMNCSPFPLLYVLCQILNEGCRCWELPVEGAPHHLSTESKEMLVTVLTALGKVVGREVASAPNTWSRALFWLYNKVEALDWTVRFHLKVVWGDHFKNEVPSSLLAVCELPEQEWSGLKLARYGQGTGLLAWMECCALSDEVQDTMLTSLALDQHRPDDVNMFSKGLLVAVTQTLPWCTITEWGRLLRAMRELLRSGRLHVPYSLEYVDFLPLLDLRPFSCELRLSVLLLRVLQLLCGSSCKDWLPGQGWAHVGLLYASAMREVIDSLRGKLSPSSSNTSPKDSKVERAATTTASQEVLFVLSQLFCHVQHVHVMMPGGQCESLFLCALEILTHYEAVLAAHPSSSSHLETENTRHFFTTITDNLESAEMKTVLHQKIAQLSSSG